The Sediminispirochaeta smaragdinae DSM 11293 genome has a segment encoding these proteins:
- a CDS encoding ABC transporter substrate-binding protein: MRVQLKWTHQFQFAGFYAAIDQCYYAKRGLKVELREGNPEIRPTNEVVSRRADFGINTTDLIVHRALGKPIVILAPIFQHSSQVVAVSGKSDIYEPCNLEGKSLMLSGDGEASILAMFRSQEITDIRIVPHSWDIMDLVNGKVDAMSVYLTGEVYTLRRLKLPFRILRPENYGIDFYGDVLFTSEALATEDADLVNRFLTATLEGWQYALKNKEAMMDLIIEKYGYHDSLERLRYESDMISTLMGEGIVRPGHSSTSRWQHIIDTYDSLGMLSRPVDIKQILFQRSPKLSHTQRTAIFLLLTALLALFLFFVLSRFFTATLWREMEHKVGRQNELDTFIKFCLLTNTELPQTVHRRVIDNLQIIDNIIPVAESVTQKNSHHENRKNIEHIDLCSYLHDLVSLTDRNFNEEESRTIVNVPRFPVIVPIELAVPIGLITVELHTNALKHTSAKEGKIRITLKQEENEICTLSVGDRGAGMDEKLFHHKRTKTTGLPLIQLLTKQIGGSLEVSSRNGTSITLRFPLRKQKEKTIGIRS; this comes from the coding sequence GTGCGAGTTCAACTTAAATGGACACACCAGTTTCAGTTTGCCGGTTTCTATGCAGCGATAGATCAATGCTATTATGCAAAGAGAGGTTTAAAAGTAGAACTGAGGGAGGGAAACCCGGAGATAAGGCCAACCAATGAGGTAGTCTCTCGGAGAGCAGACTTCGGTATCAATACGACCGATCTTATTGTCCATAGGGCCCTTGGCAAGCCAATTGTTATTCTTGCACCAATATTCCAACATAGTTCTCAGGTGGTAGCGGTCAGCGGGAAATCCGACATCTATGAACCCTGCAATCTTGAAGGGAAAAGCCTGATGCTTTCGGGAGACGGTGAGGCATCAATCCTGGCGATGTTTAGATCTCAAGAAATCACAGATATCAGGATCGTACCTCACAGTTGGGATATCATGGACCTGGTAAACGGAAAGGTCGATGCAATGAGTGTATACCTCACAGGGGAAGTGTACACTCTTCGTCGGTTAAAACTCCCCTTCCGCATTCTTCGCCCAGAAAACTACGGGATAGATTTCTACGGCGATGTCCTTTTCACCAGTGAAGCACTAGCGACCGAGGATGCCGACCTCGTCAATCGATTTCTCACTGCAACCTTGGAAGGTTGGCAGTATGCGCTCAAGAACAAGGAAGCCATGATGGATCTCATCATCGAAAAATACGGCTACCATGATAGTCTTGAACGCCTCAGATACGAATCGGATATGATTTCCACCCTCATGGGTGAGGGAATCGTCCGACCAGGCCACTCCAGTACATCACGGTGGCAACATATCATCGATACCTATGACTCTCTTGGCATGCTCAGTCGACCGGTAGATATCAAGCAGATCCTTTTTCAGCGAAGTCCGAAACTTTCTCATACGCAAAGAACGGCAATATTTCTTCTCTTAACGGCATTGCTTGCTCTTTTCCTGTTTTTCGTATTGTCCAGGTTTTTTACCGCCACACTCTGGCGCGAGATGGAGCATAAGGTCGGAAGGCAAAACGAACTTGATACGTTCATTAAGTTCTGCCTTCTCACCAATACAGAGCTGCCGCAGACAGTACACCGTCGGGTTATCGATAATCTTCAGATTATCGATAATATCATTCCAGTTGCAGAATCAGTCACGCAAAAAAACAGCCACCATGAAAATCGTAAAAATATAGAACACATAGATCTCTGTTCCTATCTGCATGATCTTGTCAGCCTGACCGACAGAAATTTCAATGAAGAGGAAAGTAGAACAATAGTTAACGTTCCCCGTTTTCCGGTTATCGTACCCATCGAACTGGCTGTCCCCATAGGACTCATTACCGTCGAACTCCATACAAACGCCCTGAAACACACCTCTGCCAAAGAGGGGAAAATCAGGATCACGTTAAAACAAGAAGAAAATGAGATTTGTACGCTTTCGGTCGGAGACAGGGGGGCAGGTATGGATGAAAAACTTTTTCATCATAAGCGGACAAAAACAACAGGACTGCCGCTCATCCAATTATTGACAAAGCAAATAGGCGGCAGCCTTGAAGTTTCCAGCCGCAACGGTACATCGATCACCCTTCGATTTCCCCTAAGAAAGCAGAAGGAAAAGACAATCGGTATCCGTTCTTGA
- a CDS encoding caspase family protein, translating into MNQRRISILCLSVGFTLVSCSVDINFPERYALVYGVADYPDGYNDLTYTVNDADSMADLFEEKGYIVRKRTDSEVTASAIQSDIEALDVPKNALLLFYFSGHGTSDDDESYIVCCNDTGSDAAFISGTTLASWLAKVPCNKKVVILDSCYAAGLIGEGYSEDGYPDDWDGGSSFAFSLSETIENYFSSPSSSGISYDDAIVLAAAGSDEKSFEGGTVGHGYFTYGLLRGAVHGDDDGDGYLSTLELYDYARDYIEGLSFLTTDGTVHYYLPHISGGPVDFILFEMK; encoded by the coding sequence ATGAATCAGCGTCGAATAAGCATTCTTTGTCTTTCGGTAGGTTTCACCCTCGTCTCCTGTAGCGTGGATATCAACTTTCCCGAGCGTTATGCCCTGGTCTACGGAGTGGCCGACTACCCCGATGGCTATAACGATCTCACCTATACCGTCAACGATGCCGATTCCATGGCCGATTTATTCGAAGAGAAGGGCTATATCGTTAGAAAGAGAACTGACAGCGAAGTTACCGCATCCGCCATACAGAGTGACATCGAGGCCCTCGATGTACCGAAAAACGCTCTTTTGCTCTTCTACTTTTCCGGGCACGGTACCTCCGACGATGATGAATCCTATATCGTCTGCTGTAATGATACAGGATCGGATGCAGCTTTTATCAGCGGCACCACCCTCGCCTCCTGGCTCGCCAAGGTTCCCTGCAATAAGAAGGTGGTGATCCTCGATTCCTGCTATGCGGCAGGCCTTATCGGCGAAGGCTATTCTGAGGATGGGTATCCCGACGACTGGGACGGGGGCAGCAGCTTTGCCTTCTCTCTCAGCGAAACCATAGAAAACTACTTCTCCTCTCCCTCGTCGAGCGGAATTTCCTATGATGATGCCATCGTACTTGCCGCTGCAGGAAGTGATGAAAAAAGCTTTGAAGGAGGGACCGTTGGCCACGGTTATTTTACCTACGGACTGCTTCGGGGAGCGGTTCACGGCGACGACGATGGGGACGGCTACCTATCGACCCTGGAGCTCTACGACTATGCCAGAGATTACATCGAAGGACTATCCTTTCTCACTACCGATGGAACAGTTCACTATTACCTGCCCCACATTTCGGGAGGCCCTGTCGACTTTATTCTTTTCGAGATGAAGTAG